One region of Nitrospira sp. genomic DNA includes:
- the tgt gene encoding tRNA guanosine(34) transglycosylase Tgt: MLSFRITHEEAGGRARVGVLTTARSEVATPAFMPVGSLGNVRSVDGEELLKMGYGLILNNAYHLYLRPGHKIVEELGGVHRFTAWPGSILTDSGGFQVFSLAKFCKVTDEGVVFQSHIDGSSRFISPETSIEIQEALGADIIMAFDHVVALPSSLDQVRDASKRTSLWARRCMSAKRRSDQSLFGIIQGGLDPGLRVESARDLVSVGFDGYAVGGLSVGEDKADMYAMLDVTVPELPSEKPRYLMGVGMPEDLVEGVARGIDMFDCVVPSRHGRTGWLFTSFGRVVIKQARYARDEQPIDPACTCPVCTRYTRAYLHHLFGIKEMLGARLNTIHNLWFFAKLMDEIRSAVRGGTFQEFRRKFHRTYVVDRPGAASGSDLENMNVS, translated from the coding sequence ATGTTGTCGTTTCGAATTACCCATGAAGAGGCAGGGGGAAGGGCTCGGGTTGGTGTCCTCACGACCGCGCGTAGTGAGGTCGCCACGCCTGCATTCATGCCGGTGGGGTCACTGGGAAATGTGCGAAGTGTGGATGGGGAGGAGTTGCTCAAGATGGGCTACGGGCTGATCTTGAACAATGCCTACCACCTGTACCTGCGCCCGGGACATAAGATTGTCGAAGAGTTGGGCGGCGTACACCGCTTCACCGCCTGGCCGGGCTCGATCCTGACCGATAGCGGTGGCTTTCAGGTGTTCAGCTTGGCCAAGTTTTGCAAGGTCACGGATGAAGGCGTGGTCTTTCAATCGCACATCGACGGGTCTTCTCGGTTTATCAGCCCGGAAACGTCGATTGAGATACAAGAAGCCCTGGGTGCAGACATTATCATGGCGTTTGATCACGTTGTTGCGTTGCCATCGTCGCTGGACCAAGTGCGGGATGCCTCCAAGCGGACCTCGCTCTGGGCGCGGCGCTGCATGTCCGCAAAGCGCCGATCCGATCAATCACTGTTTGGGATCATTCAAGGCGGATTGGATCCAGGACTTCGAGTGGAGTCGGCGCGCGACCTGGTGTCGGTGGGATTCGATGGGTATGCGGTTGGCGGATTGTCAGTGGGGGAAGACAAGGCCGACATGTATGCCATGTTGGATGTCACTGTGCCTGAGCTGCCCTCAGAGAAGCCGCGGTATTTGATGGGCGTCGGCATGCCGGAAGATTTGGTGGAAGGGGTGGCGCGCGGAATCGATATGTTCGATTGCGTGGTTCCGTCCCGGCATGGCCGCACAGGTTGGCTATTCACCTCGTTCGGCCGAGTGGTGATCAAGCAGGCTCGATATGCCCGGGATGAACAACCGATCGATCCGGCTTGTACCTGCCCAGTGTGCACGAGATACACGCGGGCCTATCTCCACCACCTGTTCGGGATCAAAGAAATGCTGGGGGCTCGCCTCAATACGATTCACAATTTGTGGTTTTTTGCGAAGTTGATGGATGAGATTCGCAGCGCCGTGCGGGGAGGAACTTTTCAGGAATTTCGTCGCAAATTTCATCGGACCTATGTCGTGGACCGGCCTGGCGCGGCAAGCGGGTCGGATCTCGAAAATATGAACGTGTCTTAA